The Tripterygium wilfordii isolate XIE 37 chromosome 21, ASM1340144v1, whole genome shotgun sequence genome segment TAAACTAACAGATACTCTGCTCACTGTGAGGACCACTTCTCAAAGTGTGACTCATGGCAGTGTGGGTCTAGCCATTCTCTAGGAGAATCCTTTGACATATTTGCAGTCACTTTCCCGGCAGCAACTTTACCTTCACCAACTAGCTCTCGCAGATTCTCTAGCTTATTCTCCCGGCCAGTCCCGCTGTTCCTCCTATCTGCTTCCTTCAGTTTCTGCTTGAACCGCTGCTTGCGGCTGAAGGTATTCAGCTCTTGCTGCTTTGCTTGAGAAGGAGGGGCACCGTACGGACCCAGGTAAATGTCCTCTTCTTTCTTATCCTGCACAAGAGAAGATGTTGCATGTACGATTTTCGCCAAACCTAGAATGTCGACGGATAAAATTTTATTGTATATAGTCTAAGCGCCAATAAATATGAATGCTAACATTACTTGCagagaaaaacaacacattagcAGCTCACCTTAGGAGAAAGAGGATTGGAGGCTTCTACTTCTGGAGCATCTGTTTTacttttctcttgatcttcaaTTCCCAGGCTCGGAATCACGAATCCATCAGTGTCTAACAACACCCAAAGATTTAGTTGGTATACTTTGAATGAAACTTAAATTACGGACTAAAAGGATGGTGAAGGATGTCACACATGGTATTACTTTCTCCattaaaatataaatgatcATTGCAACACATGAGCAGGATAAGgagaattgaaaagaaaaaaatggcaGACTTAAAATTACAAGAACTTCCATCTTTCTCTAAGTTGCAGCTTTAAAAAAACCATTTTGAAGTCAGTCAGGCTAACCAGGAGATTCAAATCAAGTATAACAGTACCCCATTAATACAGTTCTTCAAGAATatgcaagaaaaacaaagtactAACATTCTAGCAATGCCTTTCCTTATTCACAAGTATAATAGGACctccataaaataaaataaaaaaaacactttactCAACTATGATGACAGGTTGGAAAATTAGccaaaaaaacatatttctggATTATGCATAAAAACAATAAGAGATTGTCTCAAAGAATACAACAAGGACGCCAACATGGTGCTGGAACTCCCGGCAATAGCGACATACCTAAAAAATGAAAACCGTTCTTTGAAGATGTGGTACAAAGAGACTCTAACATTCCCTCTTTACatacttacatcaatcattaTTGTCGTTGCTTTAAAAGACAACGGAGATCAAGAGAGCAGCATGAAATACTAGAGGATACTGCATATTAACTTTGTGTATTGCatgaacaaaattttcaaattaaagaaATCTATTCACATGAAATGGTATCCAACAAAAAGGGTAGGGCAAATGAAATTCCAGAGCAAATTGACAAAACAGCAAAGTGTAAGTTAAACAGAGAGTATGCAACTATAGTGACACAGATGAGATAAACGAAATATGTCTATGGTTGCAAGTTTCAGAAAGAAAATATAAGCCTTAATAATAAGGCCTTGCATTTTCGAAGCTTATTGCAGATGAGCATGAATGCTGATAAAAATCATTCTGTAAGACGTGCTACAGAAAAAGAATATCATTTACTGCATACGTGCTCTCTGGACAGCAACAACTGAAAACACATCGATCTACAATTAGGAAAAGCATCACATTGTTTTCCGTATATCTCCAGTCAATCCTGATTACCAATTTTCCGCCCCACTCTATTTTCAAGAAAAGGTCTTCCTGGCGAAACCAGATGCATGTTAACATATTTTAACGTGTGATTGTAATTCTGAACGCGACACATCATAGAATAGCATAAATAGTCCAAATCGTTTATTAGACGCTCTCATTATACGAATACATTATAAGTAACCTAACAGAACTTCCGTATCAAGATTTCTTTCACCCATAAAAAGCTCTAGTTTTATCAATATCGACACTGCCATACTGGTATTAATTAGAAGCCAACAACTGGCATGCAAGTCTAATATCCTTCTGAATTTAAGCAATATCCCTGCATGACAAACTTTTTAACAAAGTTTTAACTCCTTATAAGGAAAATACAACTAAAGCTACTACTTTAGCCCATGTTCACTCGTAAAAGTAACTAACATCCTCAAGTGTAGCCCCCTTACCTCTCCCTAATACCTGTAAGCACCCTGATATTTCTCATATTGAATCAAATATTAGAGGCATATTTCTTGTATCAAAAGAAGTACATGATGCGACTGATAAATGTTTTCACGCTCGCTAAAACATCATAAGAGAAAACAATAGCAATGGAACAATATAGGATGTATTCATCAGAAAatataaagtaaataaaaaaccCAAATCCCAGCTAGAATCTATACAAAAACTCAATCAAATTGTAATCACAAAGTTCAAAAAGAATCTAAACCAACACATTCATCAATCAGAATTATTACAAATCAAAAACTAACAATATCCACACTTGAACTTCGACAAATTTCTAATTCTCTACAATGACAGTATTGtaaaaattcaataatatttCTGAGGCACATTTCATCTCAAATGCGAATAGTAGTAGAATTTCAAACCAAAACAAAGCTTGTTTCTTTGTGGTCAGTTTGTTGTTGAGAAGCATTGCTTTCTATTTGAAACTTAATACTTCTAGCATTATATTGGAACCCATGTATCTAATAAAACCTACTCCTCCAAAAACCAATAAAGCCAatgtttcaaagcatcaaattggccaCAATCAACAAACTTTTTTCTGTCCATTAAATTTTCTCCATGAATCTCTCGGATACAGACAGGAATCTCAATCAACGAAAAAATGATGGAGAACATTACCccattcatcatcttcttcaacgACTGGGGGAGTGTTGTGTGCTGGAGATGGGTCCATAGGACGCTGATGATCATGGATTAGACCTTCCACAGGGCACTACAGCCCGGAACAGGTGGCAGAAAATACACCGGAAGGAAAAACCGGACACAACCTTGTTTGTTCAGATGGATGAACGCGAAAGCTCTTCAACCAAAGAGAGAAATATGCTGAGAATATTTTTGGTAATAAAACAGAGAAGACGCGATGATGAAGTGACTTGGGCAGCATCAAAATGGGCCCAAGTCCAATACTTCAAAAGGAAGCCCAAACCACCAAAAACTTTATGGACTTGTGCATTGGGATGGAAGAGACCAGCCAGGCGGCCCAACCAACAAAGCCTAATTAAGCCCAATTTAAATAGTggctcaaatttttttaaaacgaAAATCCGCCTAAGAGATAACCTACCTCGAGTGAGTCTAACTTTATGCCGTCAAAACTCAACGCACGGTCACAAAATATTGCTCTCAGTGAAAAATCAAATACACAACCTTCCAAATCCAACTAAGAAAGCAATCAGTTCGCTTTTCGATTGGAATCGAAGTAGCGAATAGATCCATAGATATTGTACTTCCAAACAAATTTagagaaataaaatgaaaatagttATTTTTTACGAGTGTTCACCAATTGGGTCTAGTGTGTTTCAACACTGGATCTCCCCCGAATCCGTTCCATGACGCCCTTGCCAAAAATTATTGCATTAAACAACAAGAATTAGATTAGTACAATAAAGAGGCAATTGTTAACTATGACAAATGTATTGATAATATCTTGTAAACATAGCACATTCAAATTCCGCCGACAAGGGGACCAAAGCCTCTATTGaaatctctctttatttttttgaatttgcttACTTTGTTTGCTTGTGTAGAAAGACAGGGAAATTTATGGTAATATGCCATTATCTGTCAAGAAAATTTATGTAAAGTCATGGGCCTCCATTGGGACATGGAAGATGCATGCATAGGGGGGAAAATGGGGCAGTATTATTACATTTTGATGGCATAATTGCAGACAATAAATAATGGGTCATCATTACAACTGACTTCTGTTCATTTTAATTATTGTGTCCAGAAACTGAATTTTGATTTTcccaggggaaaaaaaactgatTTATGGGCCtcaaaaagaaatttgattttatttgcgAAAatgataggttttttttttaaagtcatATATACTTTTTTTATCAAGAATAACTCTATAGGAATGTCATTTGAACAGTCCACTAagatcaaactcaagttggattGGACATGCGCAAACCAACTTGATAAATTAATTGGGCTGAGACCCTGCTTAAATCAACTTAGAATCAAAATTCTGATCTTGAGTGAAGAATTTACATCTTAAATTCGAGGAGATAATGTAGGATTATGCTATTGAAGAGAGAATCGATTATTATGCTATTGTTTTCACCATACAGTCAGTACTGTAAATGgtcttttgtttggttttgaaaaAAGTGAGAACTTGAAAACTATAAAAATGGAAAGAACGTTTATGTCTGCATAGATTTCACACTGCCATGTGCTGTACTCAGAGTTGCAGATAAGAACAAACTATTGAAGTTGAATAGAGAAAAGTCAGAAAACAGAAGACCCAGCTGTTTGTTTGGAGGGAAAGAGAGGGATATTAGTGGAAAATCTCACACAAGAAGCTTGGGGAACTTCCTTCAATCTTCTGTAGATTCATTTCCTTTTGATGGGTCTGCAACAAAATCACCAGACACAGAAAATTTTGTAACTTTCTGTCCTTCTCTGAAGTGGGTATTCCTTCCATAAATTATCTGCTACATTTTTCTGATCTGAACATGGTGAAACACACATTGCTTTGTGTTGCAGTCTTTGTTCCTTGTCTACTATTTCTACTCACTTGTTCCACAAATTTTTGGTTCTCTTCTCTGCTTCTCACAATCCCTATTTTGATTATTCCAACAACAGTTTTTCTATTCAAACccacaaagaaaaaagttaCTGTGAGTGAAAATCCATCTCGAGATGAGCAAGTCAGTTC includes the following:
- the LOC119989634 gene encoding uncharacterized protein LOC119989634; the protein is MDPSPAHNTPPVVEEDDEWDTDGFVIPSLGIEDQEKSKTDAPEVEASNPLSPKDKKEEDIYLGPYGAPPSQAKQQELNTFSRKQRFKQKLKEADRRNSGTGRENKLENLRELVGEGKVAAGKVTANMSKDSPREWLDPHCHESHFEKWSSQ